Proteins from one Malania oleifera isolate guangnan ecotype guangnan chromosome 4, ASM2987363v1, whole genome shotgun sequence genomic window:
- the LOC131153961 gene encoding 3-ketoacyl-CoA synthase 7-like yields MENFTLDHEINPLQIFVIFTHFKVLAATALIATAIYLSFKSNRIYLINFVCYRSPDDHRAPASTLIEHAHIMDKFDSQTIEFQKKMIERSGIGSETHLPASYYLLPPADPALSSTALEVETVLFSVVKDLFTKHNISPSSIDILITNCSLTCPTPSIAAMIINKFGLKSNVISFNLSGMGCSAGILSICLAQDLLKVRKNSLALVLSVELLSSNLYQGRMKSMLLANCLFRMGGAAILLSNRKRDRDIAKYELQQTVRTHLGSMEGAYKCVIQEPDDDGYTGVALSRSIIQVAGEALKANMTSLGSMVLPYSEQIKYILSIIWKKVWPRARKRGAYIPDFRKAFEHFCIHAGGKSVIDTIKDRLKLTDRDVEASKMTLYRFGNTSSSSTWYSLCYLEAKGRMKRGDRVWQLGFGSGFKCNSAVWKCITKLKPDNSNAWSDRIHRYPVEVPEVIDN; encoded by the coding sequence ATGGAGAACTTTACACTTGATCATGAGATTAATCCTTTACAGATCTTTGTCATTTTTACCCATTTCAAAGTGCTTGCAGCAACTGCTCTCATAGCAACTGCAATTTACCTCTCATTCAAATCCAATCGCATTTATCTCATCAATTTCGTATGTTACCGATCGCCGGACGACCATCGAGCACCAGCCTCGACACTCATAGAACACGCCCACATCATGGACAAATTTGACTCCCAGACCATTGAGTTTCAAAAGAAAATGATAGAGAGATCAGGCATTGGAAGTGAAACCCACTTGCCTGCCAGTTACTATTTACTCCCACCGGCCGATCCTGCCTTGAGTTCTACGGCACTCGAAGTAGAAACAGTTCTGTTTTCAGTAGTTAAAGATCTGTTCACCAAGCATAACATTAGCCCAAGTAGCATTGACATCCTCATCACCAATTGCAGCCTCACTTGCCCAACTCCCTCAATAGCTGCaatgatcatcaataaatttGGGCTTAAAAGCAATGTCATAAGCTTTAATCTCTCTGGGATGGGCTGCAGTGCTGGAATTTTGTCAATCTGCTTGGCTCAAGACCTCCTCAAGGTTCGCAAGAACTCATTAGCTTTGGTACTTAGTGTAGAATTGCTGTCCTCAAATTTATACCAGGGAAGGATGAAGTCCATGCTGCTTGCCAACTGCTTGTTTCGAATGGGAGGCGCTGCAATTTTGCTATCTAATCGAAAACGGGACCGGGACATAGCTAAGTATGAACTTCAACAAACGGTCCGAACTCATCTTGGGTCTATGGAAGGTGCTTACAAGTGTGTTATCCAAGAACCGGACGACGACGGTTACACCGGGGTGGCCCTCTCAAGATCAATAATACAAGTAGCAGGAGAAGCTTTGAAAGCTAACATGACATCTCTAGGTTCAATGGTTCTTCCCTACTCCGAACAGATCAAATACATTTTATCCATTATATGGAAGAAAGTATGGCCCCGGGCAAGGAAAAGGGGGGCTTATATACCAGATTTTAGGAAGGCTTTCGAGCATTTCTGCATTCATGCTGGGGGAAAGTCCGTGATCGACACTATAAAGGATAGGCTAAAGTTAACAGATAGGGATGTTGAGGCATCAAAAATGACACTTTATAGATTTGGAAACACATCGTCTTCATCGACGTGGTACTCACTTTGCTATCTCGAAGCTAAGGGAAGGATGAAAAGGGGTGATAGAGTTTGGCAGCTTGGTTTTGGGAGTGGTTTCAAGTGTAACAGTGCAGTTTGGAAATGCATTACGAAACTCAAGCCAGACAATTCAAATGCATGGTCAGATAGGATCCATCGATACCCAGTGGAGGTGCCAGAGGTGATTGATAATTAA